From the Clostridia bacterium genome, the window CAAAGCTGTCAGCAACTGATTTTTTAGCACAGATGGCGCCTATTGGAACTCCTCCGCCAAGAGCTTTAGCTAAAGTAAATATATCCGGCTCTATACCAAAGTGCTCATAGCCGAAAAGTTTACCTGTTCTGCCTATACCGCACTGTACTTCATCAAAAATCAGAAGTAAGCCGTTTTTGTCACACAACTTTTTTACACCTTTCATATATTCGGGTGTAAGGGGATGAACACCGCTTTCACCTTGTATGGGTTCAAGCATTATTGCACAAGTCTTGCTGCAAATTGCTTTTTCGAGTGAAGCAAGATCGTTTATCGGCACATTGACAAAGCTTGGTGTAAGGGGATAATAGGGTTTCTGATATTTTGGTTGTCCGGTGGCGGCAACGGTAGCAAGGGTTCTGCCGTGAAAAGAGTTTGTGAGTGTTATTATTTCGTGCTTTTCCGGCTGTCCCTTTTTATAGAAGTGAATCCTTGCAAGCTTTATGGCACCTTCGTTTGCTTCCGCTCCACTGTTTGAAAAAAAGACTTTGTCCGCACAGGAATTTTCTACAATTACTTTTGCAAGCTTTGACTGTGGTTCAATATAATAAAGGTTGGAACAGTGTATGAGCTTTTCGGCTTGCTCCTTTATTGCATTCACAAGCTTTGGATGCGCATGTCCCAGTGAACTCACAGCTATTCCTGAAAAAAAGTCGGAGTACTTTCTGCCTTCAGTATCCCAGAGGTTGATGCCTTTTCCATATGTAAAGCATACAGGTGTTCTGCTGCCAAAAGTATTCATGAAGTATTCCTGATCCATTTTCATTATGTCTAATAAATCCATGTTAACCTCCCAAAAGTCTGACTTATAGATGCTTGGCATTATTTGAACTATATTGAATAGTATTTATAATTATACATTCAGATGCATAAAAATGCAATATTAATATTTCTATGGTTTCCAGGTAGACATGCACATCTATATATTTTATACGCTGGAAAATAAGCAGTAATTTCCCATATATTAAATAAAGCTGCTGACATTAGTCAACAGCATTTACTTAACAAGGTTTTCAATATATGTTTGACATTTGGAAAACGTTGTCTATATAAGTCCTCTGATATTTTCAAAGAAATTCACTTGCAGGGCAGCTATATCCTCATCCAGTTCAGCGAGATAGTTTGAAAGTATAATACTGTTTTCTTCGGTCATATCTACAAACTGCATGCTATAGCTGAACTGTCCGTTTTTAACACTTTTCCTTATTACTTTGCCCCTGCCGGATATTGTCTGATTCCCGGGCAGATAAACAGATACTTCCGATTCTTCGCCATAATCAAATTCATGTTTTGATAAGAAAGCAATACCGCCAAGGCATATATTTGTAACAATAGAAAAATTCTTTGTATCTTCCCATAATGGCTTTATGCTTGCTGGCAGGTAAATGTCGTATCTGGGAAATGCTCTGGTATTGACAAGCTCTTCAACTTTATGTATGGTCATAAGGACGTGTGATGGATACTCCGGACATATGTCTGATATGCTTCCTTCAAACAGGTATTCAAAAAATTCATTTGTAAGCTTTAATGTAATTTTCAGATCTTTTGCAATAATGTTTTCCAGATAGCTTTCTAAAAGGCAAATATATGCTTTGTCCTCTTCGCATTTGTAAATGATGTTCTTATACCATGCAGCACTTGATCCAAGTCTGGTACTAACGATCAAGCCTTCTTTTAAAATGGATGATGAAAAATTAGGATTCAAGAGCATTAGCCCCCACTCTTTATTATGAGATTGTAAATTAAGGTTTTGAAACGCCATGGTAGAGTTAGGGTATTTTTTCTCAAACCAGTTCATTTCAAATCTTAACTATATATAAATAATATTCTGCAAAATGATATAAATTCCTTCAAAAATTTGCTAGTTTTTGATGAATTTTAAAAAAAATTTTTGTATAAAAACATACCAGCCCTTATAATGGAACAAAGCCCGGATTTCCGGGCTTTGTTCCATCTTATTATATCTGTTCCTGACTATGGTATAATACTTTTTCCTTCATTATCATGGTACCTATACCTTTATAGGTGAAAATTTCAAGCAATATGCAGTGGGGAATTCTGCCGTCGATTATGTGTGTGCGTCCGACACCTTTTTCCAAAGCTTCTATACAACCCAATACTTTTGGTATCATACCACCGTCGATAACCTTTTTATCTATAAGGTCATGGACTTCCTTTGCTGTAAGCGCTGTCAGAATGTCGCTGCTGTCTTTGGACATTTTTACACCTTCAACATCGGTCAACAGCATCAGCTTCTCTGCCTTTAATGCTGCTGCTATTTCACCTGCTACCGTATCTGCATTTATATTGTAGCTTTCACCATTAGGGCCTACTCCTATTGGGGCTACTACAGGAATATATTCGTCTCTGGCTATCAAGTCAAGAACTTTTGAATTAATTCTGGTGATTTTCCCTACATGGCCAAGGTCAACTTCTTTTCCGTCAACAGTAGTTTTATACTGTTCACATTCTATCAACCTTCCGTCTATACCGCAAAGGCCTATCGCATTACCGCCTTTCTGATTTAGAAGAGAAACTATTTCCTTGTTGGTTTTTCCGACAAGAACCATTTGGGCTACTTCCATTGTTGCTGCATCCGTTACTCTGAGACCATTTACAAACTGGCTTTTTATGTCGAATTTTTCCAGGGCCTTATTGATCTCAGGGCCTCCTCCGTGGACTACTACAGGATTCATACCTATATACTTCAGCAGAGTTATGTCTTCCATTACGGAATTTTTAAGCTCATCATTTATCATTGCATTGCCGCCATACTTTATCACAATTGTCTTTCCATAAAGCTTTTGTATATAAGGTAAAGCTTCAATCAGGATTTCTGCCTTTTTAATAATTGGTTCCATAAAACTATTCATTATTATAATCCTCCATTTACCTGAATAAACGTGCGACTGCAGGCAAAATCCCAAGGTGATAGCAGATGCCTTAAGTATTGCCTGCAGTTGTACGGTTTCAGCCAGCTGAAATTTTAATTTTGCGTGTTGTGTGAGCTAAATAATAATATGGGTAAACTAGGGCTCATAGCACAGTAGTTTTCCATATATTTTCAAGCATACACATAAGTTTATTATTTATTCGGTGTTATAATTATACAAAATCATGTATAAAAATTCAATACATTATTTCCAAATTTATGTCTCTGCCGCTATTCTGACGATAACATATATAAAACCGGCATTCCAGGATATGTTCCATATGGTATTTTTAGGCCATTTATGCAAAGTTACTAAATACAAAAAAATAATTTTGTTAAAAAATGTACTAGTTGCTATATCAGATAAGTGATATATTATAGATGTGTATATTAGTTGTGTCGTATAATTATTAGGAGGGGAAAAGATGGCTAGCTTAAAATTAAAGAATATCTACAAAAAATATGATGGTGGAGTTATCGCTGTTAACGATTTCAATTTGGACATTGATGACAAGGAGTTCATCATTTTGGTTGGTCCTTCAGGATGCGGTAAAACTACTACATTAAGAATGATAGCCGGTTTGGAAGAAATATCTGAGGGTGAACTTTACATAGGAGACAAACTTGTAAACGATGTTCAGCCAAAAGACAGAGACATAGCAATGGTTTTCCAAAACTATGCGTTGTATCCTCATATGACTGTATTTGATAACATGGCATTTGGTTTGAAACTCAGAAAGACACCTAAGGATGAAATAAAGAGAAGAGTTATGGAAGCTGCAAAAATTCTCGATATCCAACACTTGCTTGATAGAAAACCAAAAGCTTTGTCAGGTGGTCAGAGACAGAGGGTTGCGTTAGGGCGTGCCATGGTTCGTGAGCCTAAAGTATTCTTACTGGACGAACCTTTATCAAACCTCGATGCAAAATTAAGGGTTCAGATGAGAACTGAAATAAGCAAGTTGCACCTGAACTTACAGACAACTTTTATATACGTAACGCATGACCAGACAGAAGCTATGACAATGGGTACAAGAATCGTTGTTATGAAAGACGGTTACATTCAGCAGGTTGATACTCCTACAGCTCTTTATGACAGACCTTGCAATATGTTCGTTGCAGGATTTATAGGAACTCCTCAAATGAACTTCATTAACGCACAGCTTGTAAAGCGTGGCGATGAAATGCATTTGTTATTCGGAAAAGACGATATCAAGCTTCCTGAAGGAAAGGCTAAAAAGCTTGAAGGAACAGATTATATAGGTAAAGAAGTTGTTTTAGGTATAAGGCCTGAAGCTATTCATGATGAAGCAGTATTTTTGGAATCAATGTCAGACAGTGTTGTTGAAGCTGAGATTACACTTGTTGAAATTCTTGGTTCCGAAACAAACCTGTATATGACAATAGACGGAGTTGAATTTACTGCTAAAGTTAATGCCAGAACAAAAGTTAGAGCAGGAGATAAGATTAAAGTAGCTTTTGATGCAAATAAGATTCACCTGTTTGATAAGGAAACAGAAAGAACAATTATTAACTAAACAAGCTTAAATTAATATAAAAATGAGGATTGTCTCAAAAGAGGCAATCCTCATTTTTATATTAATTTTACAGCATGTTGCCAATAGTGTATAATTATTTTGGAGGTTAATCA encodes:
- a CDS encoding aspartate aminotransferase family protein, with the translated sequence MDLLDIMKMDQEYFMNTFGSRTPVCFTYGKGINLWDTEGRKYSDFFSGIAVSSLGHAHPKLVNAIKEQAEKLIHCSNLYYIEPQSKLAKVIVENSCADKVFFSNSGAEANEGAIKLARIHFYKKGQPEKHEIITLTNSFHGRTLATVAATGQPKYQKPYYPLTPSFVNVPINDLASLEKAICSKTCAIMLEPIQGESGVHPLTPEYMKGVKKLCDKNGLLLIFDEVQCGIGRTGKLFGYEHFGIEPDIFTLAKALGGGVPIGAICAKKSVADSFEPGDHGSTFGGNPLACAAGLAVMDAMLNDNLIDNAHKAGNYFMEKLLGLKAKHSSISEVRGKGLMIGVELSIDKAKEIKDKCMIEGYLLGNVGSNVLRILPPLIVTEKDIDGIIDVLDKILFEIGDQ
- a CDS encoding PilZ domain-containing protein, producing the protein MNPNFSSSILKEGLIVSTRLGSSAAWYKNIIYKCEEDKAYICLLESYLENIIAKDLKITLKLTNEFFEYLFEGSISDICPEYPSHVLMTIHKVEELVNTRAFPRYDIYLPASIKPLWEDTKNFSIVTNICLGGIAFLSKHEFDYGEESEVSVYLPGNQTISGRGKVIRKSVKNGQFSYSMQFVDMTEENSIILSNYLAELDEDIAALQVNFFENIRGLI
- the argB gene encoding acetylglutamate kinase, translated to MNSFMEPIIKKAEILIEALPYIQKLYGKTIVIKYGGNAMINDELKNSVMEDITLLKYIGMNPVVVHGGGPEINKALEKFDIKSQFVNGLRVTDAATMEVAQMVLVGKTNKEIVSLLNQKGGNAIGLCGIDGRLIECEQYKTTVDGKEVDLGHVGKITRINSKVLDLIARDEYIPVVAPIGVGPNGESYNINADTVAGEIAAALKAEKLMLLTDVEGVKMSKDSSDILTALTAKEVHDLIDKKVIDGGMIPKVLGCIEALEKGVGRTHIIDGRIPHCILLEIFTYKGIGTMIMKEKVLYHSQEQI
- the ugpC gene encoding sn-glycerol-3-phosphate ABC transporter ATP-binding protein UgpC — its product is MASLKLKNIYKKYDGGVIAVNDFNLDIDDKEFIILVGPSGCGKTTTLRMIAGLEEISEGELYIGDKLVNDVQPKDRDIAMVFQNYALYPHMTVFDNMAFGLKLRKTPKDEIKRRVMEAAKILDIQHLLDRKPKALSGGQRQRVALGRAMVREPKVFLLDEPLSNLDAKLRVQMRTEISKLHLNLQTTFIYVTHDQTEAMTMGTRIVVMKDGYIQQVDTPTALYDRPCNMFVAGFIGTPQMNFINAQLVKRGDEMHLLFGKDDIKLPEGKAKKLEGTDYIGKEVVLGIRPEAIHDEAVFLESMSDSVVEAEITLVEILGSETNLYMTIDGVEFTAKVNARTKVRAGDKIKVAFDANKIHLFDKETERTIIN